A genome region from Fusarium musae strain F31 chromosome 5, whole genome shotgun sequence includes the following:
- a CDS encoding hypothetical protein (EggNog:ENOG41) → MSEAVYSTPEWYLKAQDQDVSSDIGRLTIYHLGFKQATNGNLIFPPLDFSTQPRVILDVGTADGLWIRDVQSSIPKPARGEHTFIGTDINTSFFPTTAMDDISYVKQDIKDPPPESWHGSFDLVNMRMILIAAGSASSQRAVVNQHIKLLKPGGWIQIGDCDRICPTPATENPRYHDMFACIRGVCQASGLDPLEASNMKSWLVESGLEDVHEITAMRAVGKRNIDEELGRLGVGADLIIAKGFAAGAKGQLRWDLKIRS, encoded by the coding sequence ATGTCGGAGGCAGTCTACTCAACGCCAGAGTGGTATCTCAAAGCCCAGGATCAAGACGTGAGCAGCGACATAGGCCGCTTGACCATTTATCATCTCGGGTTCAAGCAGGCAACAAATGGGAACCTCATTTTTCCGCCGCTTGACTTTTCGACACAGCCTCGAGTTATCCTTGATGTCGGAACTGCGGATGGTCTCTGGATACGTGATGTTCAGTCCTCCATTCCTAAGCCAGCTCGAGGTGAACATACCTTTATCGGCACTGATATCAATACTTCTTTCTTTCCAACGACAGCTATGGATGACATCAGCTATGTGAAACAAGACATCAAAGATCCTCCGCCAGAATCATGGCATGGATCTTTCGATCTCGTCAACATGCGCATGATTCTGATCGCTGCTGGGTCCGCCTCATCTCAACGCGCCGTGGTGAATCAGCacatcaagcttctcaaaccAGGCGGATGGATCCAAATCGGTGACTGCGATCGCATTTGCCCAACTCCCGCGACAGAGAATCCGAGGTATCACGATATGTTTGCGTGTATCAGAGGTGTTTGCCAAGCCTCAGGCCTAGATCCTCTTGAAGCGTCTAATATGAAGTCTTGGCTAGTTGAATCTGGGCTGGAAGATGTACACGAGATCACGGCTATGAGGGCGGTTGGGAAGAGAAATATAGATGAGGAGCTGGGGAGGTTGGGAGTTGGAGCGGATTTGATTATTGCCAAGGGGTTTGCGGCTGGTGCTAAAGGTCAGTTGAGATGGGATCTGAAGATACGGAGCTAA